From the genome of Miscanthus floridulus cultivar M001 chromosome 10, ASM1932011v1, whole genome shotgun sequence, one region includes:
- the LOC136489491 gene encoding laccase-15-like — protein MHSMESWNLSPMAAAVTAVLFILIAMSTRASAALIEQTFVVSQMRMTHLCRETLVTVVNGQLPGPMIEATEGDSITVHVVNQSPHNMTIHWHGVKQQLNCWADGVPMITQCPILPNHNFTYRFDVAGQEGTLWWHAHVFSLRGTVHGALIIRPRHGGVDSYPFPKPHKEVPIVIGEWWEMDLEQMDRDFVHGFLDDQPSASTINGKLGDLFNCEGAVEDGYVLDMEPGKTYLLRVINAALFSEYYLRISGHKFTVVAGDANYVNPYSTDILAISPGETVDALVVADAPPDRSYYMVAKPILTPPPDPQIPAFSTRATVLYKYSSNHNHSNGAAGALSSRRRRPRSDDAPVAPEMPDEFDMMTSFYFRGNLTSLRRRHAQHLPAVPAQVDERMFVTLGLGSVCRRRGQQSCKRGDSDETISVATMNNVSFELPDLKTSMLDAYYRNTSSMDDMVTVLPDGPPRMFNFTDSALMPTGPQEEELEPTARATVVRRFRHGAVVEVVFQSTAMWQGDSNPMHLHGHDMFVLAQGLGNYDAARDVARYNLVDPPVRNTVLVPRLGWVAVRFVADNPGMWFMHCHYDFHLSMGMAAVFIVEDGATADTSLPPPVASSCSHDNSLMPQEFFLKAK, from the exons ATGCATTCTATGGAGAGCTGGAACCTCTCTCCTATGGCTGCAGCGGTCACCGCGGTCCTCTTCATCCTCATCGCCATGAGTACACGAGCATCCGCGGCACTCATCGAGCAAACCTTTGTG GTGAGCCAGATGAGGATGACACACCTGTGCAGGGAGACCCTGGTCACCGTGGTGAATGGGCAGTTGCCGGGGCCGATGATAGAAGCCACTGAAGGCGACTCAATAACAGTTCATGTTGTAAATCAGTCACCCCACAACATGACAATACATTG GCACGGAGTGAAGCAGCAGCTGAACTGCTGGGCCGACGGCGTGCCAATGATCACCCAATGCCCCATCCTGCCCAACCACAACTTCACCTACCGGTTCGACGTCGCCGGGCAGGAAGGAACGCTGTGGTGGCACGCTCATGTCTTCAGCCTCCGTGGTACCGTCCATGGAGCCCTCATCATCCGGCCAAGACATGGCGGCGTCGATTCATATCCCTTTCCGAAGCCTCATAAGGAGGTCCCCATCGTGATAG GGGAGTGGTGGGAGATGGACCTTGAACAGATGGACAGGGATTTCGTTCATGGTTTCCTCGATGACCAGCCCAGTGCATCCACCATCAATGGCAAGCTTGGAGATCTCTTCAACTGTGAAGGAGCCGTGGAAGATGGGTATGTGCTGGACATGGAGCCTGGAAAGACATACCTACTACGAGTAATCAACGCCGCCCTCTTCTCCGAGTACTATCTCAGGATCTCCGGGCACAAGTTCACGGTGGTCGCCGGCGACGCCAACTACGTGAACCCCTACAGCACCGACATCCTCGCCATTTCGCCCGGCGAGACGGTGGACGCCTTGGTTGTGGCCGACGCGCCCCCTGACAGGTCCTACTACATGGTCGCCAAGCCCATCCTCACGCCGCCGCCGGACCCCCAGATCCCAGCGTTCTCCACAAGAGCGACGGTGCTGTACAAGTACAGCAGCAACCACAACCATAGCAATGGCGCGGCGGGAGCGCTgagctcacgtcgtcgtcgtccaagATCCGATGATGCTCCAGTGGCGCCCGAGATGCCCGACGAGTTCGACATGATGACGTCGTTCTACTTCCGCGGCAACCTGACCAGCTTGCGCCGGCGACACGCGCAGCACCTGCCAGCAGTACCGGCGCAGGTGGACGAGCGTATGTTCGTCACGCTCGGGCTCGGATCCGTCTGCCGGCGGCGAGGCCAGCAGTCCTGCAAGAGGGGGGACAGCGACGAGACCATCAGCGTGGCGACCATGAACAACGTCTCCTTCGAGCTGCCTGATCTGAAGACCTCAATGCTGGACGCGTACTACCGCAACACAAGCAGCATGGACGACATGGTGACCGTGCTTCCGGACGGGCCACCGAGGATGTTCAACTTCACCGACAGCGCCCTGATGCCGACGGGGCCCcaggaggaggagctggagccgACGGCTAGGGCGACGGTGGTGCGCCGGTTCCGGCACGGCGCCGTGGTGGAGGTGGTGTTCCAGAGCACGGCCATGTGGCAGGGTGACTCCAACCCGATGCACCTGCACGGGCACGACATGTTCGTGCTCGCCCAGGGGCTTGGGAACTACGACGCGGCGAGGGACGTGGCGAGGTACAACCTAGTGGATCCGCCGGTGAGGAACACTGTTCTCGTCCCCAGGCTCGGCTGGGTCGCCGTCAGATTTGTCGCCGACAATCCAG GGATGTGGTTCATGCATTGCCACTATGATTTCCATTTGTCCATGGGCATGGCTGCAGTGTTCATTGTAGAGGACGGGGCAACAGCTGACACTTCTCTCCCTCCACCAGTAGCATCATCATGTAGCCATGATAATAGTCTCATGCCTCAAGAATTCTTCCTCAAAGCTAAATAA